The following are from one region of the Cytophagales bacterium genome:
- the hemB gene encoding porphobilinogen synthase: MLRRPRRNRKSEVIRSLVKETSLSANLIFPLFVIEGSNCAIEVNSMPGIYRYSTDKLPDEIDSCINLGIKAFVIFPCIDEKLKDKLASESYNEEGLYIKAIKKIRADFPDICIVTDVAMDPYSADGHDGIVKNGEILNDETLEILSRMALAQARAGADIIGPSDMMDGRVGYLRKELDREGFTNVSIMSYTAKYASAFYGPFRDALGSAPKQGDKKTYQMDPANIREAMVEAQLDYEEGADILMVKPALPYLDVIKLLNENFDIPIAAYQVSGEYSMIKAAAQKGWIDGEKAILESLLSIKRAGAKIILSYFAKEFAKIINL, translated from the coding sequence GTGCTCAGAAGACCACGAAGAAACCGGAAATCTGAAGTTATCAGATCGTTGGTTAAAGAAACTTCCCTTTCTGCAAACCTTATTTTTCCATTGTTTGTAATTGAAGGTAGCAATTGTGCCATTGAGGTAAATTCAATGCCTGGTATCTACCGGTATTCTACCGATAAACTTCCGGATGAAATAGATAGTTGTATAAATTTGGGCATAAAAGCTTTTGTAATATTTCCCTGTATAGATGAAAAGCTGAAAGATAAGCTTGCTTCTGAAAGTTATAATGAAGAGGGGCTTTACATTAAAGCGATTAAAAAAATAAGAGCTGATTTCCCTGACATTTGCATCGTCACTGACGTTGCTATGGACCCTTATAGCGCTGACGGGCATGACGGGATCGTAAAAAACGGAGAAATACTGAACGATGAAACGCTTGAAATACTTTCCCGAATGGCATTGGCGCAAGCCCGTGCCGGTGCTGATATTATCGGTCCGTCTGATATGATGGATGGAAGAGTGGGTTATTTAAGAAAAGAGCTTGACCGTGAAGGGTTTACAAATGTTTCTATTATGTCGTACACTGCCAAATATGCCAGCGCCTTTTATGGGCCATTTAGAGATGCTTTAGGATCTGCTCCTAAGCAGGGTGATAAGAAAACATATCAAATGGACCCTGCCAATATCAGGGAGGCCATGGTAGAAGCCCAACTTGACTATGAAGAAGGCGCTGATATTTTAATGGTAAAGCCGGCATTACCATATCTTGATGTTATAAAATTGCTCAATGAAAATTTTGATATACCCATTGCTGCGTATCAGGTAAGCGGTGAATACTCAATGATAAAAGCCGCTGCACAAAAAGGCTGGATAGATGGAGAAAAAGCTATACTTGAATCACTGCTAAGCATTAAAAGGGCAGGAGCAAAGATCATACTGTCTTATTTTGCTAAGGAATTTGCTAAAATTATAAATTTATAA
- a CDS encoding thioredoxin family protein — translation MKTFATIFLLVLSFSNFQNEKIENFTLTNAFNNARVSLYDFSNAEVVVVIFTSNYCPYSKLYENRIITLAKQFESSNVQFLIINSNSGSNDSVEEMKKKSYPFPYLSDKQQKVCNQFGAAKTPEAFVLRNKNGNFYLGYKGAIDDNPQVENDVNNHYLKNAIEAIINGSQPALKEKRATGCVIKKN, via the coding sequence ATGAAAACTTTTGCGACAATCTTCCTTTTGGTGTTATCTTTTTCAAACTTTCAGAACGAAAAGATTGAAAATTTCACCCTCACCAATGCTTTTAACAATGCACGGGTTTCTTTATATGATTTTAGCAATGCTGAAGTAGTTGTTGTTATCTTTACCAGTAATTATTGTCCTTATTCCAAATTATATGAAAACAGGATCATCACTTTAGCAAAACAGTTTGAGAGTAGCAACGTACAATTCCTAATAATAAACTCAAATTCAGGCAGCAACGATTCTGTAGAAGAGATGAAAAAAAAATCTTACCCATTTCCTTATCTTTCGGACAAACAGCAAAAAGTTTGTAATCAATTTGGCGCTGCCAAAACTCCCGAAGCTTTTGTGCTGCGTAACAAAAACGGAAACTTTTACCTGGGCTACAAAGGAGCTATTGATGACAATCCCCAGGTAGAAAATGATGTCAACAACCATTATCTCAAAAATGCAATAGAAGCAATTATTAATGGGAGTCAACCAGCACTTAAAGAAAAAAGAGCTACCGGGTGTGTAATTAAGAAAAACTGA
- a CDS encoding M24 family metallopeptidase, producing the protein MRYTPIDKKLFIENRKKFIKQLKPNSLAVFNANDIMPTNADGILPFRQNNDLFYLSGIEQEESILLVFPDAKDKDRHELLFLKETSEKIAIWEGQKLTKKEAAKISGIENVLWLSEFHNTFVALMSECERIYLNTNEHVRAVVIVETRDARFIKWCKEKYPLHQYERSAPVMHRVRAIKSKKEIELIKQACSITEKAFLRILKFVKPGVYEYEIEAELYHEFLRNRSRGPAYQPIIASGANACALHYVDNDQQCKDGEVILMDIGAEFAGYCSDLTRCVPVNGKYSKRQKQVYNAVLKGLKEAKKMLTVGNNLEDYHKEVGKIMEKELIGLGLLDAKDVKKQDKKKPLYKKYFMHGTSHLLGLDVHDVGSKYRPFEEGMVFTCEPGIYIKDEKLGIRLENDFLITKNGPVDLMEHIPIEAEEIEGLMNEKS; encoded by the coding sequence ATGAGATATACACCCATAGACAAAAAACTTTTTATTGAAAACAGGAAAAAGTTCATTAAACAACTGAAGCCAAATTCATTAGCGGTTTTCAATGCCAACGATATCATGCCAACCAATGCCGATGGTATCTTGCCTTTCAGACAAAACAACGACTTGTTTTATCTTTCGGGAATAGAGCAGGAAGAAAGTATCCTGTTGGTCTTTCCTGATGCAAAAGATAAGGATCGCCATGAATTATTATTTTTAAAAGAAACCAGCGAAAAAATTGCTATATGGGAAGGGCAAAAGTTAACCAAAAAAGAAGCTGCTAAAATTTCAGGCATTGAAAATGTGCTTTGGCTATCAGAATTCCACAATACATTTGTTGCCCTGATGAGTGAATGTGAAAGGATATATCTGAATACCAACGAACATGTCCGGGCAGTGGTGATCGTAGAAACACGGGATGCACGATTCATTAAATGGTGTAAAGAAAAATACCCCCTGCACCAATATGAAAGAAGCGCCCCGGTCATGCACCGGGTCAGGGCAATTAAATCAAAAAAAGAGATTGAGCTGATAAAACAAGCATGCAGCATCACAGAAAAAGCGTTCCTGAGAATATTAAAATTTGTAAAACCTGGCGTATATGAATATGAAATTGAGGCTGAACTATATCATGAATTTCTTAGAAACAGGTCAAGAGGGCCTGCTTATCAACCAATAATTGCTTCGGGCGCCAATGCCTGTGCCTTACATTATGTTGATAATGACCAGCAATGCAAAGACGGAGAGGTCATATTGATGGATATCGGGGCAGAATTTGCAGGCTATTGTTCTGACCTTACAAGGTGCGTTCCTGTAAATGGCAAATATTCAAAAAGACAGAAACAGGTCTATAACGCTGTGCTTAAAGGTTTGAAAGAAGCAAAAAAAATGCTGACAGTTGGCAATAACCTTGAAGACTATCACAAAGAAGTTGGTAAAATAATGGAAAAAGAGCTCATTGGTTTGGGTTTACTTGATGCTAAAGATGTTAAAAAACAGGACAAAAAAAAACCACTCTATAAAAAATACTTCATGCACGGCACCTCCCATCTCCTGGGCCTTGATGTACATGATGTTGGCAGTAAATACAGGCCTTTTGAAGAAGGAATGGTATTTACCTGTGAACCGGGTATCTATATCAAAGATGAAAAGCTAGGCATCAGGCTTGAAAATGATTTTCTTATCACAAAAAACGGCCCTGTTGACCTGATGGAGCATATACCTATTGAGGCGGAGGAGATTGAGGGGTTGATGAATGAGAAAAGTTGA
- a CDS encoding DUF1640 domain-containing protein produces the protein MIAAGFTQQQAETQAEALAEIIDEQVVSRQYLDIRLRELEMRLTLRLGGMMVAGIAIVAALVQLL, from the coding sequence ATGATTGCAGCAGGTTTTACTCAACAGCAGGCAGAGACACAAGCTGAAGCGCTGGCTGAAATTATTGATGAACAGGTTGTTTCAAGACAATACCTTGACATACGATTACGTGAGTTGGAAATGCGTCTCACCCTTCGGCTTGGCGGGATGATGGTCGCTGGTATTGCAATAGTTGCTGCATTAGTTCAGTTGCTTTAA
- a CDS encoding type II toxin-antitoxin system RelE/ParE family toxin, whose amino-acid sequence MVRNNLVKINWAPSAENSLQKAYEYISERSRANAEKVKTAISDMIDKLPENPERHSLDKYKKNNPGNYRSFEKYNYRVTYKYTEKEIRIIRIRHTKQEPLEY is encoded by the coding sequence ATGGTAAGAAACAATCTAGTTAAAATAAACTGGGCACCCAGTGCTGAAAATAGTTTGCAAAAAGCATATGAATACATCAGTGAACGATCACGAGCTAATGCAGAAAAAGTAAAAACTGCAATCTCAGACATGATTGATAAATTACCTGAAAACCCAGAAAGACATAGTCTGGACAAGTATAAAAAAAACAATCCTGGAAATTACAGATCCTTTGAAAAATATAACTACCGTGTAACCTATAAATATACTGAGAAAGAAATACGAATAATAAGGATCAGGCATACCAAACAAGAACCGTTAGAATATTAA
- a CDS encoding T9SS type A sorting domain-containing protein, translating into MNEASLICLKRSIIDNFSVCIFIISFFTNITFFLQLLFHLAGVGYDIHSLLTGSKAKKGLRVETPRAPRSIRPAFRKSNIFYSDIPNLQGLQNLTGLKIYPNPNTGEFIIEIKNLRGFENLVGLGTEIKLLNTIGQVIYVEKLDKIKGAYQTKIDMSAYPKGIYTLRIISNEGVINKKIVVE; encoded by the coding sequence ATTAATGAGGCGTCATTAATTTGCTTGAAGCGCTCTATTATAGATAATTTTTCTGTCTGTATATTCATAATTTCTTTTTTTACAAATATAACGTTTTTTTTACAGTTATTGTTTCATTTAGCAGGCGTTGGTTATGATATTCACTCGTTATTAACAGGGAGCAAGGCGAAAAAAGGCCTGAGAGTAGAAACGCCAAGAGCGCCACGTTCCATACGCCCTGCGTTCCGTAAATCCAACATATTCTACTCTGACATTCCAAACCTGCAAGGTTTACAAAACCTTACAGGTTTAAAGATATATCCCAATCCCAATACAGGTGAATTTATTATAGAGATCAAAAACCTACGAGGTTTTGAAAACCTCGTGGGTTTGGGAACAGAAATTAAATTGCTAAACACAATTGGCCAGGTAATATACGTAGAAAAACTTGATAAAATAAAAGGAGCTTATCAAACGAAAATTGATATGAGCGCCTATCCAAAAGGCATTTATACTTTGAGAATTATCAGCAATGAAGGAGTAATAAATAAAAAGATAGTAGTTGAATAG
- a CDS encoding RNA methyltransferase: protein MRKLKTHELKRLSVEQYKDTKKNPVVIVLDNVRSLNNVGSAFRSSDAFLAEKIYLCGITGKPPHREINKTALGAAESVEWEYVKNTIDIIKKLKKEGYTIIALEQTDESQQLQNFQPQRNKKYCFVFGNEVFGISDEVVNNADLCLEIPQFGTKHSINIAVSIGIVLWDYISKIEHN, encoded by the coding sequence ATGCGAAAACTCAAGACCCATGAACTAAAACGGCTATCCGTAGAACAGTACAAAGATACAAAAAAAAATCCTGTTGTAATTGTTTTAGATAATGTCAGGAGCCTGAATAATGTTGGTTCTGCGTTCAGATCATCCGATGCATTTTTGGCAGAGAAAATATATTTGTGCGGCATTACCGGCAAGCCCCCTCACAGGGAGATCAATAAAACGGCTCTGGGCGCTGCCGAATCTGTTGAATGGGAATATGTTAAAAACACCATTGATATCATAAAAAAATTAAAAAAAGAGGGTTATACTATTATTGCATTGGAGCAAACTGACGAAAGCCAGCAGTTACAGAATTTTCAGCCTCAACGAAACAAAAAATATTGTTTTGTATTTGGCAATGAAGTGTTCGGTATAAGTGATGAGGTGGTCAATAACGCTGATCTGTGCCTGGAAATCCCCCAATTTGGTACCAAGCATTCTATCAATATCGCAGTGAGTATAGGGATTGTGTTGTGGGATTATATTTCTAAAATAGAACATAACTAA
- the tgt gene encoding tRNA guanosine(34) transglycosylase Tgt: MKFNLISKDKNSKARAGEMITDHGRVITPAFMPVGTSGSVKAVHQRELEHDIKAEIILSNTYHLYLKPGIDIIKKAGGIHKFIGWNKPVLTDSGGYQVYSLSKIRKINEEGVTFQSHIDGSKHTFTPENVVDIQRSIGADIIMAFDECTPFPCDHVYAKRSMEMTHRWLKRCCERVEDTPCPFNYSQTLLPIVQGSVYKDLRKISAKTIASFNCEGNAIGGLSVGEPSETMYEMTEVVCNILPEDKPRYLMGVGKPENILECIALGVDMFDCVIPTRNARNGWLYTSEGIINIRNKKWKNNFQPVDEALDDSYVSQSYSKAYLRHLIDSNEILGAQIASIHNLSFYTWLVNEARQRIISGDFYEWKNEMVKKLNRRL, encoded by the coding sequence ATGAAATTCAACCTAATATCAAAAGATAAAAACTCCAAAGCCAGAGCAGGCGAGATGATCACCGATCACGGCAGGGTCATAACACCTGCCTTTATGCCTGTTGGAACATCAGGATCTGTAAAAGCTGTGCATCAAAGAGAGCTTGAGCATGACATCAAGGCAGAGATAATCCTTTCCAATACCTATCACTTATATTTAAAGCCAGGTATTGATATAATAAAAAAGGCTGGGGGGATCCATAAGTTCATCGGCTGGAATAAACCGGTTTTAACCGATAGCGGTGGATACCAGGTCTATTCGCTGTCAAAGATCAGGAAGATCAATGAAGAGGGTGTGACATTTCAATCTCATATTGACGGATCGAAACATACATTTACGCCAGAAAATGTAGTGGATATTCAGAGAAGTATCGGGGCAGATATTATCATGGCATTTGATGAATGTACCCCCTTCCCTTGTGATCATGTTTACGCAAAGAGATCAATGGAAATGACCCATCGCTGGTTGAAACGATGCTGTGAAAGAGTTGAAGATACCCCATGTCCATTTAATTATAGTCAGACGCTGCTGCCAATTGTACAAGGAAGCGTGTATAAAGACTTGCGGAAGATCTCTGCCAAAACGATAGCCTCTTTCAATTGTGAGGGCAATGCCATAGGCGGTTTGTCTGTGGGTGAGCCCTCTGAAACAATGTATGAAATGACAGAAGTGGTATGTAATATCCTGCCTGAAGATAAGCCAAGATACCTGATGGGTGTGGGAAAGCCAGAAAACATCCTGGAATGTATTGCGCTGGGCGTAGATATGTTTGATTGTGTGATCCCTACCCGCAATGCACGAAACGGCTGGCTGTATACCTCTGAAGGTATTATTAACATCAGAAATAAAAAATGGAAAAATAATTTTCAGCCTGTTGATGAAGCTTTAGACGATAGCTATGTAAGCCAATCTTACTCTAAAGCTTATCTGAGGCATTTAATTGATAGTAATGAAATTCTTGGCGCCCAGATCGCAAGCATCCACAATTTGTCATTTTACACGTGGCTGGTCAATGAAGCGAGGCAGAGAATAATCAGTGGTGATTTTTATGAATGGAAGAATGAAATGGTAAAGAAATTAAACAGAAGGTTATAA
- the pbpC gene encoding penicillin-binding protein 1C yields MFFLLNQLFPLKVNIEYSQIITSSKGKVLHAFLTSDEKWRMKTELNEIIPELKKAIIYKEDKYFYYHFGINPVSIIRALYNNTLQNKKTSGASTITMQVARLLEPKERTYVNKSIETFRAIQLEFYYSKDEILQLYLNLVPYGGNIEAVKSASLLYFQRNPDHLSLAQIVTLTIIPNRPNSLTPGQNNDLIEKERNRWLKKFKADHIFPENMIEDALNEPLKAQRHQAPKFAPHFSYRLKSKYPGKAIIKTHLDGNIQNKVELITYNYIQRLKHFNIHNAAVIVIKNKSVVDGHVERQRNPDSVGARPVVIAYLGNADFSDTENAGQVDGIKAVRSPGSTLKPFVYALAIDKGIVTPKNTITDVPVNFGGYSPENFDKKFHGKVTIEQALAYSLNVPAVKLLDEVGVPAFIDIFNKAGFTQISRDENKLGLSVILGGCGVTLEKLATLYAAMANDGKYCELKWVKARSLQNKKSQLISSASTYMITEILTKLTRPDLPNNYQSSYHVPKIAWKTGTSYGRRDAWSIGFNKNYTIGVWVGNFSGEGSYELTGARIATPLLFEIFNTIEYNSQADWFLPPQEIKFRLVCEESGFVPNTFCKNQIVDYFIPTISSNKKCEHLKQVWVSAKETFSYCTSCLPEYGYKKKLYPNLPPELITWYEAENIAYSKIPEHNINCTRVFKQHAPAITSPIDGKEYIVDNQTELMLTCQADNEVNKVYWYINDKYYKAAHAGDKVFFIPESGAIKISCSDDKGRNSDIWIRVFRQ; encoded by the coding sequence ATTTTTTTTCTCCTCAACCAGCTTTTCCCGCTTAAAGTCAACATTGAATACTCCCAGATCATCACTTCTTCAAAAGGTAAGGTTCTACACGCTTTTTTAACCAGCGATGAGAAGTGGCGTATGAAAACAGAGCTGAATGAAATTATTCCGGAGCTTAAAAAAGCAATAATTTACAAAGAAGATAAATATTTCTATTACCATTTCGGGATCAATCCTGTCTCCATAATACGGGCGCTCTATAATAATACCCTTCAAAACAAAAAGACTTCTGGCGCCTCTACCATTACCATGCAAGTGGCAAGGCTGCTTGAACCAAAAGAAAGAACCTACGTCAACAAGTCAATAGAGACGTTTCGGGCCATACAGCTTGAATTTTATTACAGCAAAGATGAAATACTTCAGCTTTACCTGAATCTGGTTCCTTATGGCGGCAACATAGAAGCTGTAAAATCTGCATCACTGCTCTACTTTCAGCGCAACCCCGATCATTTGAGCCTGGCACAGATCGTTACCCTAACGATCATACCCAACCGGCCTAATTCATTGACACCAGGGCAAAATAACGATCTTATCGAAAAAGAACGGAACCGGTGGCTTAAGAAATTTAAAGCAGATCATATTTTTCCTGAAAATATGATTGAAGATGCACTCAACGAACCCCTGAAAGCACAAAGACATCAAGCCCCTAAATTTGCTCCGCATTTTTCTTACCGGCTAAAATCGAAATACCCGGGCAAAGCAATCATCAAGACTCATCTTGATGGAAATATTCAAAATAAGGTTGAGTTGATAACCTATAATTATATTCAGCGATTAAAACATTTTAATATTCATAATGCAGCCGTTATTGTTATTAAAAACAAATCTGTAGTGGACGGGCATGTTGAGCGACAGCGAAATCCCGATTCTGTCGGGGCTCGTCCTGTTGTAATAGCCTATTTAGGAAATGCTGATTTTTCCGATACAGAAAATGCAGGGCAGGTGGACGGAATAAAAGCAGTACGCTCTCCAGGCAGCACGCTCAAACCTTTCGTATATGCCTTAGCGATTGACAAAGGCATCGTCACCCCAAAAAATACGATCACAGATGTGCCCGTTAATTTTGGCGGATACAGTCCTGAAAATTTCGATAAAAAATTTCATGGAAAGGTTACGATTGAACAAGCTCTTGCCTATTCATTAAACGTGCCAGCTGTAAAGTTGCTGGATGAGGTCGGAGTTCCTGCATTTATAGATATTTTTAATAAAGCAGGCTTCACGCAGATAAGCAGAGATGAGAACAAATTAGGGCTGTCAGTAATACTGGGTGGATGCGGGGTAACATTAGAAAAGTTAGCAACACTCTATGCAGCAATGGCAAATGATGGAAAATATTGTGAATTGAAATGGGTGAAAGCCCGATCACTACAAAACAAAAAAAGTCAACTAATTTCCAGTGCCTCCACATATATGATCACAGAAATACTTACCAAGCTCACGAGACCCGATCTGCCCAACAATTACCAGAGCAGTTACCATGTACCTAAGATTGCCTGGAAAACGGGTACTTCATATGGCAGACGGGATGCCTGGAGCATCGGATTCAATAAGAATTATACCATTGGAGTATGGGTGGGCAATTTTTCAGGAGAGGGGTCTTATGAACTGACAGGCGCCCGGATCGCTACTCCGCTCTTATTTGAGATATTCAATACTATAGAATATAATTCGCAAGCTGACTGGTTCTTACCTCCTCAAGAGATCAAGTTCAGGTTAGTGTGTGAAGAAAGTGGTTTTGTACCCAATACTTTTTGCAAAAACCAGATAGTTGATTATTTTATTCCTACGATCTCGTCCAACAAAAAATGTGAGCATTTAAAGCAGGTCTGGGTTTCCGCTAAAGAGACATTTTCATATTGTACCAGTTGTTTGCCTGAATATGGATACAAGAAAAAATTATACCCAAACCTGCCGCCTGAATTAATAACCTGGTACGAAGCAGAAAATATTGCTTATTCAAAGATCCCTGAACATAATATAAATTGTACACGGGTATTTAAACAGCACGCGCCTGCCATAACTTCACCCATAGATGGAAAAGAATATATTGTAGATAACCAAACCGAGCTAATGCTCACATGCCAGGCAGACAATGAAGTAAATAAAGTGTATTGGTATATTAATGATAAGTATTATAAAGCTGCTCATGCAGGCGATAAAGTTTTCTTTATTCCTGAAAGCGGGGCAATAAAAATATCATGTAGTGATGATAAAGGCAGGAATTCGGATATTTGGATAAGGGTTTTTAGGCAATAA
- a CDS encoding transcription termination factor Rho — MYTIEQLNVKLESELFDIAKKIGVEKYKKLSKNDLVFKILDQQAISPQPEVAGGQLNENMETKKKTDSDPVPNSIEAGGTGQSSLDGKQEGISGSEKMPSQKESDQVDIQPDKSDDSPSGSFEIGVDKSIISFDTSPDSVDKAGQDTKAGESEDIAETKDITKARPEHSEETKEEKENKSVSKKSGYANNIRNFDGMVENDGVLEIMQDGYGFLRSADYNYLASPDDIYVSPSQIKLFGLRTGDTVRGKIRPPKEGEKYFALLRVEYINGKTVDDIRDRIPFEHLTPLFPDERLNLSTSPSLYTTRIVDMFSPIGKGQRGMIVSQPRTGKTVLLKDIANAIATNHPEVYLIVLLIDERPEEVTDMARSVKAEVIASTFDEHAEKHVKIADIVLEKAKRMVECGHDVVILLDSITRLARAHNTVTPSSGKILSGGVDANALHKPKKFFGAARNVENGGSLTIVSTALIETGSKMDEVIFEEFKGTGNMELQLDRKLANKRIFPAIDVPASGTRREELLIDKEELSRIWILRKLMSDMNSNEAIEFLLGKMKGTKGNEEFLVSMSG, encoded by the coding sequence ATGTACACGATTGAACAACTTAATGTCAAGCTTGAATCGGAGCTTTTTGACATAGCCAAAAAAATAGGCGTAGAAAAGTATAAGAAGCTTTCAAAAAATGATCTGGTTTTTAAAATATTGGATCAACAAGCAATTTCTCCCCAGCCCGAAGTGGCAGGTGGGCAACTCAACGAAAACATGGAAACGAAGAAAAAAACCGATTCCGACCCTGTCCCCAATAGCATCGAGGCAGGCGGGACAGGCCAATCAAGCCTTGATGGAAAGCAGGAAGGTATAAGCGGATCAGAGAAAATGCCTTCCCAGAAAGAATCTGACCAGGTTGATATTCAACCTGACAAAAGTGATGATTCACCATCAGGCTCTTTTGAAATAGGGGTAGATAAGAGTATTATTTCTTTCGATACATCCCCAGATAGCGTGGACAAAGCTGGTCAGGACACGAAGGCCGGTGAATCTGAGGATATAGCTGAAACTAAAGATATTACAAAAGCCCGTCCTGAGCATAGCGAAGAAACTAAGGAAGAAAAAGAAAATAAATCTGTCAGCAAAAAATCCGGCTATGCAAATAACATCAGGAATTTTGACGGTATGGTTGAAAATGATGGGGTATTGGAGATCATGCAGGATGGCTATGGTTTTCTGAGATCTGCTGACTACAACTACCTCGCAAGTCCTGATGATATTTATGTTTCACCCTCTCAAATAAAGCTTTTTGGATTAAGGACCGGAGATACCGTAAGAGGTAAGATCAGACCACCAAAAGAGGGCGAAAAATATTTTGCGCTGCTAAGGGTTGAATACATAAATGGAAAGACTGTTGATGATATCCGTGATCGTATTCCTTTTGAACACCTGACACCATTGTTCCCGGATGAACGGTTAAATCTCTCTACTTCTCCATCACTTTACACAACAAGAATTGTAGATATGTTCTCACCTATTGGTAAAGGGCAAAGAGGCATGATCGTGTCACAGCCCAGAACCGGTAAAACGGTTTTACTAAAAGATATCGCCAATGCAATTGCTACAAATCATCCTGAAGTGTACTTAATAGTATTGCTAATTGATGAGCGCCCGGAGGAAGTTACTGATATGGCACGGAGTGTTAAAGCTGAAGTAATTGCTTCTACATTTGATGAACACGCTGAAAAACATGTGAAAATTGCCGATATTGTGCTGGAGAAAGCAAAAAGAATGGTAGAATGTGGGCATGATGTTGTTATACTGCTTGATTCTATTACCAGGCTTGCCAGAGCGCATAATACGGTGACGCCTTCTTCCGGAAAGATCTTGTCAGGTGGCGTTGATGCCAATGCTTTGCACAAGCCCAAGAAGTTTTTTGGCGCTGCAAGAAATGTCGAAAACGGTGGATCGCTAACAATTGTATCAACTGCATTGATAGAAACAGGTTCCAAAATGGATGAAGTGATCTTTGAGGAATTCAAAGGTACCGGTAATATGGAATTACAATTGGACCGAAAGCTGGCAAACAAACGTATATTCCCTGCAATTGACGTTCCGGCTTCAGGTACAAGGCGGGAAGAATTATTGATAGATAAGGAAGAGCTTTCCCGTATCTGGATCTTACGGAAACTCATGTCTGACATGAACTCAAATGAAGCGATTGAATTTTTGCTCGGAAAAATGAAAGGGACTAAAGGAAATGAGGAGTTTTTGGTTTCTATGAGTGGGTAG
- a CDS encoding LytTR family transcriptional regulator — protein sequence MLKAENYIIINTTKDKYTVHMTMKALENKLPAEEFIRVHRSYIVRKEMILLDTDIIIEGHCLSL from the coding sequence ATTCTTAAAGCAGAAAACTATATAATCATCAACACAACTAAGGATAAATACACTGTTCACATGACGATGAAAGCCCTTGAAAATAAACTTCCTGCCGAAGAATTCATACGGGTTCATCGTTCTTATATTGTCAGAAAGGAAATGATTTTATTGGATACCGATATTATTATTGAAGGGCATTGCTTATCTTTGTGA
- a CDS encoding DUF4160 domain-containing protein, with product MPKLYEYLGIVVRFFSEEHEPVHIHAFYGEYQLKVELIIKSGKIVTIKYKNVI from the coding sequence ATGCCAAAATTATATGAATATTTAGGAATTGTAGTTCGATTCTTTTCAGAAGAGCATGAACCAGTTCATATTCATGCTTTTTATGGTGAATATCAACTTAAAGTTGAATTGATTATTAAGAGTGGAAAAATTGTAACTATCAAATATAAAAATGTTATATGA
- a CDS encoding DUF2442 domain-containing protein translates to MKVTKVKYLSGYKLEIKFNDGKVNVVDFENFFNKSQNPMISKYKNINKFKKVEIDTGFLSWNNGEMEISSQTLYYN, encoded by the coding sequence ATGAAAGTAACAAAAGTTAAATATTTGTCAGGTTACAAGCTTGAAATTAAGTTTAATGATGGAAAAGTAAATGTAGTTGATTTTGAGAATTTTTTTAATAAATCTCAAAATCCAATGATTTCTAAATACAAGAATATTAATAAATTTAAAAAAGTAGAAATTGACACTGGCTTTCTTTCATGGAATAATGGTGAAATGGAAATTTCATCTCAAACTCTTTATTATAATTAG